In a single window of the Hydrogenobaculum sp. 3684 genome:
- a CDS encoding proton-conducting transporter membrane subunit has protein sequence MLAFVLAIIFFLLGMVFSFNRTISYSFGVLGAISAVVLGFEGYKDGFYHQWDIYNNVSLGINIDKVSSFFIIIAYICFALMAFYSIDFGKLFKKSMAFLMNFLMLSMLIVFCAADFISFLIAFKFVTIILFFSILERPNTQKEGYIFLAFSEVSYALLFVGFAVVIASNGLFLFKAGYNNVLFAVFAFLGFVMKMDGVPTHIWVPLVYPKAPSNIAAILSVPLTLIGAYGVFRVLVLSDNYSYVLGILAIIIGSISAFWGALQAARETHLKTLPAYSTIENNGMILTAVGLSALAKYSHLTVLSKFSYLTALIIIIAHSLSKTTMFLTIGHAKEMLGRDSIDDVRGILKHISKPAGIGLLISGLSFSAVPPLVGFVAEWMLLESLFQSYKFSDFLLKFIITFAGILIALAMGLSSFSMKKLVGFSDLGELNFELKRFKDFTMKWAENILSFLIITSGVLSFLIIKYLGYEEFLDGLLGVPKPTLIVSSRPIFGVISPFMFFIVVGFFLISLLIILKAQNKNVKTTIPWVGGLPLKENEVYNTRGYSFIVEYVLRGIYRTKELRTSVETYDISNAIYDFLVRFFKRLSAIVSNIIMNGYLHYYIIYIIAIFVIALIVFKL, from the coding sequence ATGTTAGCATTTGTACTAGCGATAATTTTTTTCCTTTTGGGAATGGTGTTTTCTTTTAATAGAACAATAAGTTATAGCTTTGGTGTTTTGGGTGCTATATCTGCAGTTGTGCTTGGCTTTGAAGGGTACAAAGATGGATTTTACCATCAATGGGATATATACAACAACGTTAGTTTAGGTATAAACATAGACAAAGTATCATCGTTTTTTATAATCATTGCTTACATATGCTTTGCTTTGATGGCTTTTTACTCTATAGACTTTGGTAAGCTTTTTAAAAAGTCTATGGCTTTTTTGATGAACTTTCTGATGCTTAGTATGCTTATTGTTTTTTGTGCAGCGGATTTTATAAGTTTTCTTATCGCTTTTAAATTTGTAACCATAATCCTTTTTTTCAGCATATTAGAAAGACCAAACACCCAAAAAGAGGGTTATATCTTTTTAGCTTTTTCTGAAGTCTCTTACGCTCTTTTGTTTGTGGGTTTTGCTGTAGTAATAGCTTCAAACGGTTTGTTTTTGTTTAAAGCTGGATACAACAACGTTTTGTTTGCGGTTTTTGCGTTTTTGGGATTTGTTATGAAAATGGACGGAGTTCCAACCCATATATGGGTTCCTTTGGTTTATCCTAAAGCCCCTTCAAACATAGCCGCCATTCTTTCTGTACCATTAACACTTATAGGAGCCTACGGTGTATTTAGGGTATTGGTTCTAAGCGATAATTATTCTTATGTATTGGGGATTTTGGCAATAATAATAGGTTCTATAAGTGCTTTTTGGGGTGCTTTACAGGCGGCCAGAGAAACCCATTTAAAAACACTACCGGCTTATTCTACTATAGAAAACAACGGCATGATACTAACAGCCGTTGGTCTGAGCGCACTTGCGAAATACAGCCATTTAACGGTGCTGTCAAAATTTTCCTACCTTACAGCGCTCATCATCATAATAGCTCATTCTTTATCAAAAACCACGATGTTTTTAACCATTGGGCATGCAAAAGAGATGCTTGGAAGAGATTCCATAGATGATGTAAGGGGTATTTTAAAGCACATTAGCAAACCCGCCGGTATAGGCTTACTTATATCCGGTTTATCTTTTAGTGCGGTGCCTCCGTTGGTGGGTTTTGTAGCAGAGTGGATGCTTCTTGAAAGCTTGTTTCAATCTTACAAGTTTTCTGATTTTCTATTGAAGTTTATAATCACTTTTGCCGGTATTTTGATAGCTCTTGCGATGGGACTTAGTTCTTTTAGTATGAAAAAGCTTGTGGGATTTTCTGATCTTGGTGAACTAAACTTTGAACTAAAAAGGTTTAAAGATTTTACAATGAAATGGGCAGAAAATATACTTAGTTTTCTTATTATAACAAGCGGTGTTTTATCGTTTTTAATAATAAAATATCTTGGATACGAAGAGTTCTTGGATGGGCTTTTAGGTGTCCCTAAACCTACGCTTATTGTCTCAAGTAGACCGATATTTGGTGTCATATCGCCTTTCATGTTTTTCATCGTGGTAGGATTTTTCTTGATAAGTTTGTTGATCATACTAAAAGCCCAAAACAAAAATGTAAAAACCACCATACCTTGGGTTGGAGGTTTACCTTTGAAAGAAAACGAGGTTTACAATACCAGAGGCTATTCTTTTATAGTGGAGTATGTGTTAAGAGGCATATATAGAACGAAAGAACTAAGAACCAGTGTCGAAACCTACGATATATCAAACGCTATATACGATTTCTTGGTACGCTTTTTCAAACGATTAAGCGCTATTGTGTCAAACATAATTATGAATGGTTATTTACATTATTACATTATTTATATCATAGCTATATTTGTCATAGCACTGATTGTTTTTAAACTTTGA
- a CDS encoding Ni,Fe-hydrogenase III large subunit: MKRLLGIVNIDGKEQLFVSSGTFVGFVDSSQSKDFKAYNWQKGLIKAKETKDELFNFRLGPSAGALFESVVFNIYTYGERMKEVYIDNTYKSRFIENKMINKDIFEALKLSEQICASFSFSHSCAFSRAVEEAFGITPDDNTKIMRLILLEVERIFNHIFVISRLSGAAAQKVFTNHLIYLFDEILSLNKTFFGSRFLKNINTIGTIKGISKDKMEEFVKKLDDIVKEFSKLYQFSLKSYNYLDRLHNTGILTMEDFESINFDGPALKAIGASLDTRVYEELLEGFDSIVHEGGDSLSRMIVRAEEIMQSMELIKKLFQKLKTSNNKTNIKIEKDNQKRTAIGFAESPSGAIYYYIELLGDKIKYVYISTPSMFLIKAMEASLVGQIFTDFAFTIDSFGAFFADAAK; this comes from the coding sequence ATGAAAAGGCTTCTTGGTATAGTAAATATCGATGGCAAAGAGCAACTTTTTGTAAGCTCTGGAACATTTGTAGGTTTTGTGGATAGCTCTCAAAGTAAAGACTTTAAAGCTTACAATTGGCAAAAAGGTTTAATAAAAGCCAAAGAAACCAAAGATGAGCTTTTTAACTTTAGACTTGGACCTTCGGCTGGGGCATTGTTTGAGTCTGTGGTTTTTAATATATACACTTACGGAGAGAGAATGAAAGAGGTTTATATAGACAATACCTACAAGTCAAGATTTATAGAAAATAAGATGATAAACAAAGATATCTTTGAGGCTTTAAAACTATCAGAACAAATTTGTGCAAGCTTTTCCTTTTCTCATTCTTGTGCGTTTTCAAGGGCTGTGGAAGAGGCATTTGGTATAACACCAGACGATAACACAAAGATTATGAGGCTTATACTTCTTGAGGTGGAGCGTATATTTAACCATATATTTGTTATATCTCGTCTTAGCGGTGCTGCTGCCCAAAAGGTTTTTACAAATCATCTAATATATCTATTTGATGAAATACTTAGTTTAAACAAAACGTTTTTTGGAAGTAGATTTTTAAAAAATATAAACACTATTGGCACAATCAAAGGTATATCTAAAGATAAGATGGAAGAGTTTGTTAAAAAGCTTGATGACATAGTAAAAGAGTTTTCGAAGCTTTATCAGTTTTCTTTAAAAAGCTACAATTATTTAGATAGGTTGCACAACACAGGTATTTTGACAATGGAGGATTTTGAATCTATCAATTTTGATGGGCCAGCTCTTAAAGCCATAGGTGCATCTTTAGATACCAGAGTTTACGAAGAGCTGTTGGAGGGCTTTGATAGCATAGTGCATGAGGGCGGAGATTCTCTTTCAAGGATGATAGTAAGAGCTGAGGAAATCATGCAATCTATGGAACTTATAAAAAAGCTTTTCCAAAAGCTTAAAACATCAAACAACAAAACAAACATTAAAATTGAAAAGGATAATCAAAAAAGAACGGCAATTGGCTTTGCTGAGTCTCCAAGCGGTGCAATTTATTATTATATTGAGCTTTTAGGAGATAAAATTAAATACGTCTATATTTCAACGCCTTCCATGTTTTTGATAAAAGCGATGGAAGCATCTTTGGTGGGCCAAATTTTTACAGATTTTGCTTTTACGATAGACTCTTTTGGAGCCTTTTTCGCAGATGCGGCAAAATAG